In the genome of Sciurus carolinensis chromosome 3, mSciCar1.2, whole genome shotgun sequence, one region contains:
- the Senp3 gene encoding sentrin-specific protease 3 isoform X2 has product MKETIQGTGSWGPEPPRPGTAYSSPRRERLRWPPPPKPPLKSGGGFGPDPGSGTTVPARRLPVPRPSFDASASEEEEEEEEEDEDEEEEVAAWRLPTRWGQLGASQRPRPPRPTHRKTCSQRRRRAMRAFQMLLYSKSTSLTFHWKLWGRHRGRRRSLTHPKNHLSPQEGGATPQVPSPCCRFDSPRGPPPPRLGLLGALMAEDGVRGSPPVPSGLPMEEDGLRWTPKSPLDPDSGLLSCTLPNGFGGPPGSEGERSLAPPDASILISNVCSIGDHVAQELFQGSDLSTGEEAERPGEKAGQHSPLREEHVTCVQSILDEFLQTYGSLIPLSTDEVVEKLEDIFQQEFSTPSRKGLVLQLIQSYQRMPGNAMVRGFRVSYKRHVLTMDDLGTLYGQNWLNDQVMNMYGDLVMDTVPEKVHFFNSFFYDKLRTKGYDGVKRWTKNVDIFNKELLLIPIHLEVHWSLISVDVRQRTITYFDSQRTLNRRCPKHIAKYLQAEAVKKDRLDFHQGWKGYFKMNVARQNNDSDCGAFVLQHRS; this is encoded by the exons ATGAAAGAGACTATACAAGGGACCGGGTCTTGGGGGCCTGAGCCTCCCAGACCTGGAACAGCTTACTCAAGTCCCAGGAGGGAACGTCTTCGTTGGCCCCCACCACCTAAACCCCCTCTAAAGTCAGGTGGAGGGTTTGGGCCAGATCCTGGGTCAGGGACCACAGTGCCAGCCAGACGTCTCCCTGTCCCTCGGCCTTCTTTTGATGCTTCAGCTagtgaagaggaggaagaggaggaggaagaagatgaagatgaggaagaggaagtggcAGCTTGGAGGCTGCCCACCAGATGGGGTCAATTAGGAGCCTCCCAAAGGCCTCGTCCTCCCCGCCCCACTCATCGAAAAACCTGCTCACAGCGCCGCCGCCGAGCCATGAGAGCCTTCCAGATGCTGCTCTACTCAAAAAGCACCTCTCTGACATTCCACTGGAAGCTTTGGGGGCGCCACCGGGGTCGTCGGCGGAGTCTCACACATCCCAAGAACCATCTCTCACCCCAGGAAGGGGGTGCAACGCCACAGGTGCCATCCCCCTGCTGTCGTTTTGACTCCCCCCGGGGGCCACCCCCGCCCCGGCTGGGTCTGCTAGGTGCTCTCATGGCTGAGGATGGGGTAAGAGGGTCTCCACCAGTGCCCTCTGGGCTCCCCATGGAGGAAGATGGACTAAGGTGGACTCCAAAGTCTCCTCTGGACCCTGACTCTG GCCTCCTCTCGTGTACTTTGCCCAATGGCTTTGGGGGACCACCTGGGTCAGAAGGGGAGCGCAGCCTGGCACCCCCTGATGCCAGCATCCTCATCAGCAATGTGTGCAGCATCGGGGATCATGTGGCTCAGGAGCTCTTTCAGGGCTCTGATTTGAGCACTGGGGAAGAAGCAGAGCGACCCGGGGAGAAAGCTGGCCAGCACAGTCCCTTGAGGGAGGAGCATGTGACCTGTGTCCAGA GTATCTTGGATGAATTCCTTCAAACTTACGGGAGCCTCATCCCACTCAGCACTGATGAAGTAGTGGAGAAGTTGGAGGACATTTTCCAGCAGGAGTTCTCTACACCTTCCAG AAAGGGCCTGGTACTGCAGCTGATCCAGTCATACCAGCGGATGCCAGGGAATGCCATGGTGAGGGGCTTCCGAGTGTCCTATAAGCGGCATGTGCTGACCATGGATGACTTGGGGACCTTGTATGGACAGAACTGGCTCAATGACCAG GTGATGAACATGTATGGAGACCTGGTCATGGACACAGTTCCTGAAAAG GTGCATTTCTTCAACAGTTTCTTCTATGATAAACTTCGTACCAAGGGTTATGATGGGGTGAAAAGGTGGACCAAAAAT GTGGACATCTTCAATAAGGAGCTACTGCTAATCCCCATCCACCTGGAGGTGCATTGGTCCCTCATCTCTGTTGACGTGAGGCAACGCACCATTACCTATTTTGACTCACAGCGTACCCTAAACCGCCGTTGCCCCAAG CATATTGCCAAGTATCTACAGGCAGAGGCGGTGAAGAAAGACCGACTGGATTTCCACCAGGGCTGGAAAGGTTACTTCAAAATG aatgtaGCCAGGCAGAACAATGACAGTGACTGTGGCGCCTTTGTGTTACAG CACAGGTCCTGA
- the Senp3 gene encoding sentrin-specific protease 3 isoform X1, with protein sequence MKETIQGTGSWGPEPPRPGTAYSSPRRERLRWPPPPKPPLKSGGGFGPDPGSGTTVPARRLPVPRPSFDASASEEEEEEEEEDEDEEEEVAAWRLPTRWGQLGASQRPRPPRPTHRKTCSQRRRRAMRAFQMLLYSKSTSLTFHWKLWGRHRGRRRSLTHPKNHLSPQEGGATPQVPSPCCRFDSPRGPPPPRLGLLGALMAEDGVRGSPPVPSGLPMEEDGLRWTPKSPLDPDSGLLSCTLPNGFGGPPGSEGERSLAPPDASILISNVCSIGDHVAQELFQGSDLSTGEEAERPGEKAGQHSPLREEHVTCVQSILDEFLQTYGSLIPLSTDEVVEKLEDIFQQEFSTPSRKGLVLQLIQSYQRMPGNAMVRGFRVSYKRHVLTMDDLGTLYGQNWLNDQVMNMYGDLVMDTVPEKVHFFNSFFYDKLRTKGYDGVKRWTKNVDIFNKELLLIPIHLEVHWSLISVDVRQRTITYFDSQRTLNRRCPKHIAKYLQAEAVKKDRLDFHQGWKGYFKMNVARQNNDSDCGAFVLQYCKHLALSQPFSFTQQDMPKLRRQIYKELCHCKLTV encoded by the exons ATGAAAGAGACTATACAAGGGACCGGGTCTTGGGGGCCTGAGCCTCCCAGACCTGGAACAGCTTACTCAAGTCCCAGGAGGGAACGTCTTCGTTGGCCCCCACCACCTAAACCCCCTCTAAAGTCAGGTGGAGGGTTTGGGCCAGATCCTGGGTCAGGGACCACAGTGCCAGCCAGACGTCTCCCTGTCCCTCGGCCTTCTTTTGATGCTTCAGCTagtgaagaggaggaagaggaggaggaagaagatgaagatgaggaagaggaagtggcAGCTTGGAGGCTGCCCACCAGATGGGGTCAATTAGGAGCCTCCCAAAGGCCTCGTCCTCCCCGCCCCACTCATCGAAAAACCTGCTCACAGCGCCGCCGCCGAGCCATGAGAGCCTTCCAGATGCTGCTCTACTCAAAAAGCACCTCTCTGACATTCCACTGGAAGCTTTGGGGGCGCCACCGGGGTCGTCGGCGGAGTCTCACACATCCCAAGAACCATCTCTCACCCCAGGAAGGGGGTGCAACGCCACAGGTGCCATCCCCCTGCTGTCGTTTTGACTCCCCCCGGGGGCCACCCCCGCCCCGGCTGGGTCTGCTAGGTGCTCTCATGGCTGAGGATGGGGTAAGAGGGTCTCCACCAGTGCCCTCTGGGCTCCCCATGGAGGAAGATGGACTAAGGTGGACTCCAAAGTCTCCTCTGGACCCTGACTCTG GCCTCCTCTCGTGTACTTTGCCCAATGGCTTTGGGGGACCACCTGGGTCAGAAGGGGAGCGCAGCCTGGCACCCCCTGATGCCAGCATCCTCATCAGCAATGTGTGCAGCATCGGGGATCATGTGGCTCAGGAGCTCTTTCAGGGCTCTGATTTGAGCACTGGGGAAGAAGCAGAGCGACCCGGGGAGAAAGCTGGCCAGCACAGTCCCTTGAGGGAGGAGCATGTGACCTGTGTCCAGA GTATCTTGGATGAATTCCTTCAAACTTACGGGAGCCTCATCCCACTCAGCACTGATGAAGTAGTGGAGAAGTTGGAGGACATTTTCCAGCAGGAGTTCTCTACACCTTCCAG AAAGGGCCTGGTACTGCAGCTGATCCAGTCATACCAGCGGATGCCAGGGAATGCCATGGTGAGGGGCTTCCGAGTGTCCTATAAGCGGCATGTGCTGACCATGGATGACTTGGGGACCTTGTATGGACAGAACTGGCTCAATGACCAG GTGATGAACATGTATGGAGACCTGGTCATGGACACAGTTCCTGAAAAG GTGCATTTCTTCAACAGTTTCTTCTATGATAAACTTCGTACCAAGGGTTATGATGGGGTGAAAAGGTGGACCAAAAAT GTGGACATCTTCAATAAGGAGCTACTGCTAATCCCCATCCACCTGGAGGTGCATTGGTCCCTCATCTCTGTTGACGTGAGGCAACGCACCATTACCTATTTTGACTCACAGCGTACCCTAAACCGCCGTTGCCCCAAG CATATTGCCAAGTATCTACAGGCAGAGGCGGTGAAGAAAGACCGACTGGATTTCCACCAGGGCTGGAAAGGTTACTTCAAAATG aatgtaGCCAGGCAGAACAATGACAGTGACTGTGGCGCCTTTGTGTTACAG TACTGCAAGCACCTGGCCCTGTCTCAGCCATTCAGCTTCACCCAGCAGGACATGCCCAAACTTCGTCGGCAGATCTACAAGGAGCTGTGTCACTGCAAACTCACTGTGTGA
- the Tnfsf13 gene encoding tumor necrosis factor ligand superfamily member 13 isoform X2 has protein sequence MGGPVREPALSVALWLSWGAALGAVACAIALLTQQTELQSLRREVSQLQRSGGPSQKGEGYPWQSLREQSPDALEAWASGERSRRRRAVLTQKRKKRRSVLHLVPINITSKEYSDVTEVMWQPALRHGRGLEARGYVVRVWDAGVYLLYSQVLFHDVTFTMGQVVSREGQGRQETLFRCICSMPSDPDRAYNSCYSAGVFHLHQGDILSVIIPRAKAKLSLSPHGTFLGFVKL, from the exons ATGGGGGGCCCAGTCCGAGAGCCGGCACTCTCGGTTGCACTCTGGTTGAGTTGGGGGGCAGCTCTGGGGGCTGTGGCTTGTGCCATTGCTCTGCTGACCCAACAAACAGAGCTGCAAAGCCTAAGGAGGGAAGTGAGCCAGCTACAGAGGAGCGGAGGTCCCTCCCAGAAGGGAGAAGGGTATCCCTGGCAGAGCCTCCGAGAGCAG AGCCCTGATGCCCTGGAAGCCTGGGCGAGTGGGGAGAGATCTCGGAGAAGGAGAGCAGTGCTCACCCAGAAGCGGAAGA aGAGACGCTCAGTTCTGCATCTTGTTCCCATTAACATCACCTCCAAGG AGTACTCTGATGTGACAGAGGTGATGTGGCAACCAGCCCTTAGGCATGGGAGAGGCCTGGAGGCCCGAGGATACGTTGTCCGAGTCTGGGATGCTGGAGTTTATCTGCTGTATAGCCAG GTCCTGTTTCATGACGTGACTTTCACCATGGGTCAGGTGGTGTCTCGGGAGGGCCAGGGAAGACAGGAAACTCTATTCCGATGTATATGCAGTATGCCTTCTGACCCTGACCGGGCCTACAATAGCTGCTATAGTGCAG gtGTCTTCCATTTGCACCAAGGGGATATTCTCAGTGTCATAATTCCCCGCGCAAAGGCGAAACTTAGTCTGTCtccacatggaaccttcttgggGTTTGTGAAACTGTGA
- the Tnfsf13 gene encoding tumor necrosis factor ligand superfamily member 13 isoform X1: protein MPASSPFLLAPKGPSGDMGGPVREPALSVALWLSWGAALGAVACAIALLTQQTELQSLRREVSQLQRSGGPSQKGEGYPWQSLREQSPDALEAWASGERSRRRRAVLTQKRKKRRSVLHLVPINITSKEYSDVTEVMWQPALRHGRGLEARGYVVRVWDAGVYLLYSQVLFHDVTFTMGQVVSREGQGRQETLFRCICSMPSDPDRAYNSCYSAGVFHLHQGDILSVIIPRAKAKLSLSPHGTFLGFVKL from the exons ATGCCAGCCTCATCTCCTTTCTTGCTAGCCCCCAAAGGGCCCTCGGGCGACATGGGGGGCCCAGTCCGAGAGCCGGCACTCTCGGTTGCACTCTGGTTGAGTTGGGGGGCAGCTCTGGGGGCTGTGGCTTGTGCCATTGCTCTGCTGACCCAACAAACAGAGCTGCAAAGCCTAAGGAGGGAAGTGAGCCAGCTACAGAGGAGCGGAGGTCCCTCCCAGAAGGGAGAAGGGTATCCCTGGCAGAGCCTCCGAGAGCAG AGCCCTGATGCCCTGGAAGCCTGGGCGAGTGGGGAGAGATCTCGGAGAAGGAGAGCAGTGCTCACCCAGAAGCGGAAGA aGAGACGCTCAGTTCTGCATCTTGTTCCCATTAACATCACCTCCAAGG AGTACTCTGATGTGACAGAGGTGATGTGGCAACCAGCCCTTAGGCATGGGAGAGGCCTGGAGGCCCGAGGATACGTTGTCCGAGTCTGGGATGCTGGAGTTTATCTGCTGTATAGCCAG GTCCTGTTTCATGACGTGACTTTCACCATGGGTCAGGTGGTGTCTCGGGAGGGCCAGGGAAGACAGGAAACTCTATTCCGATGTATATGCAGTATGCCTTCTGACCCTGACCGGGCCTACAATAGCTGCTATAGTGCAG gtGTCTTCCATTTGCACCAAGGGGATATTCTCAGTGTCATAATTCCCCGCGCAAAGGCGAAACTTAGTCTGTCtccacatggaaccttcttgggGTTTGTGAAACTGTGA